Proteins from a genomic interval of Rhinoderma darwinii isolate aRhiDar2 unplaced genomic scaffold, aRhiDar2.hap1 Scaffold_102, whole genome shotgun sequence:
- the LOC142698330 gene encoding histone H2A type 1 yields MSGRGKQGGKVRAKAKTRSSRAGLQFPVGRVHRLLRKGNYAERVGAGAPVYLAAVLEYLTAEILELAGNAARDNKKTRIIPRHLQLAVRNDEELNKLLGGVTIAQGGVLPNIQAVLLPKKTESSKSAKSK; encoded by the coding sequence ATGTCTGGAAGAGGAAAGCAAGGAGGCAAAGTGCGGGCTAAAGCCAAGACCCGCTCATCCCGGGCAGGACTTCAGTTTCCTGtcggtcgtgtgcacagacttCTCCGCAAGGGTAACTACGCTGAGAGGGTCGGCGCCGGCGCTCCGGTCTACCTGGCCGCTGTGCTGGAATATCTGACCGCTGAGATCCTGGAACTGGCCGGAAATGCCGCCCGGGACAACAAGAAGACCCGAATCATCCCCCGTCACCTGCAGCTGGCCGTGCGCAATGACGAGGAGCTCAACAAGCTGCTGGGTGGTGTGACCATCGCTCAGGGAGGCGTCCTGCCCAACATCCAGGCCGTTCTGCTGCCCAAGAAGACCGAGAGCAGCAAAAGCGCCAAGAGCAAGTGA
- the LOC142698323 gene encoding histone H4 — MSGRGKGGKGLGKGGAKRHRKVLRDNIQGITKPAIRRLARRGGVKRISGLIYEETRGVLKVFLENVIRDAVTYTEHAKRKTVTAMDVVYALKRQGRTLYGFGG, encoded by the coding sequence ATGTCTGGTCGtggtaaaggaggaaaaggactcgGAAAGGGCGGTGCTAAGCGGCATAGgaaggtgctccgtgataacatccagggcatcaccaagcctgcaatccgccgtctagctcgcaggggaggcgtcaaacgcatctccggtctcatctatgaagagactcgcggcgtcctgaaggttttcctggagaacgtcatccgtgacgccgtcacctacaccgagcacGCCAAGAGGAAGACTGTCACCGCTATGGACGTGGTGTACGCGCTCAAGCGCCAGGGCCGCACTCTCTACGGCTTCGGAGGTTAA
- the LOC142698333 gene encoding histone H2B 1.1 has translation MPEPAKSAPAPKKGSKKAVTKTQKKDGKKRRKSRKESYAIYVYKVLKQVHPDTGISSKAMGIMNSFVNDIFERIAGEASRLAHYNKRSTITSREIQTAVRLLLPGELAKHAVSEGTKAVTKYTSAK, from the coding sequence ATGCCTGAGCCCGCCAAGTCTGCCCCGGCGCCCAAGAAGGGCTCCAAGAAAGCCGTGACCAAGACACAGAAGAAGGACGGCAAGAAGCGGAGAAAGAGCAGGAAGGAGAGCTACGCCATTTACGTGTACAAGGTGCTCAAGCAGGTCCACCCTGACACCGGCATCTCGTCCAAGGCCATGGGCATCATGAACtccttcgtcaatgacatcttcgagCGCATCGCAGGGGAAGCCTCCCGCCTGGCTCACTACAACAAGCGCTCCACCATCACCTCCCGGGAGATCCAGACTGCCGTGCGCCTGCTGCTGCCTGGAGAGCTGGCCAAGCACGCCGTGTCCGAGGGCACCAAGGCCGTCACCAAGTACACCAGCGCCAAGTAA